A genomic window from Silene latifolia isolate original U9 population chromosome Y, ASM4854445v1, whole genome shotgun sequence includes:
- the LOC141626684 gene encoding uncharacterized protein LOC141626684: protein MYVKIENTRLDFFRLNQDAIRADLYQGIIDTLELGENSASNVGKRMVLPPSFLGGPRDMRRRYLNAMALVQRYGKPDLFLTMTCNPNWPEIKSELAHGELPQNRPDLVSRIFNSKLIALRKEIMKKKIFGEVAAIIHVVEFQKRGLPHAHFLIILKTNDKIRNPESFDKYVSAEIPPPENAHLRAAVIKHMMHGPCGDDFPDCACMKTKDRKRYCKSGYPKNFQEYTKSGKDCYPLYRRRYTRETILVWKANMDNRSVIPYNPYLLAMFDCHMNVEVCTTIKAVKYLYKYVYKGHDRISFNVTGGETTTFVDEIERYQAGRWVSPPEAAWRIFGFHLFDTYPPVQPLPVHTPNSQLIRFVNTESLEEIVADEQRAKTMLTQFFRANAENQE, encoded by the coding sequence ATGTATGTGAAAATCGAGAATACGAGGCTAGACTTCTTCCGGTTGAACCAAGATGCAATTCGAGCAGACCTCTATCAAGGCATTATAGACACTTTGGAGCTAGGCGAAAATAGCGCGTCAAATGTTGGAAAGAGGATGGTTCTACCGCCATCCTTTCTTGGAGGGCCACGTGATATGCGACGGAGATATTTGAATGCAATGGCTCTTGTGCAGAGATATGGCAAACCTGATTTGTTCTTGACAATGACGTGTAATCCAAACTGGCCTGAGATCAAGTCAGAGCTGGCACATGGTGAGCTTCCCCAAAATAGGCCAGATTTGGTCTCCAGAATCTTCAATTCCAAATTAATAGCTCTTCGCAAGGAAATAATGAAGAAAAAAATTTTTGGGGAAGTGGCAGCGATAATACACGTCGTTGAATTCCAAAAACGCGGCCTGCCTCATGCACACTTCCTAATCATTCTCAAAACAAATGATAAAATTAGAAATCCAGAAAGCTTTGACAAATATGTGAGTGCAGAAATTCCTCCGCCAGAGAACGCACATCTGAGAGCTGCTGTTATTAAGCATATGATGCACGGCCCATGCGGGGACGACTTTCCAGACTGTGCTTGCATGAAAACTAAGGACAGGAAGAGGTACTGTAAATCTGGTTATCCCAAGAACTTTCAAGAATACACAAAAAGTGGCAAAGACTGTTACCCATTGTATAGAAGGAGGTATACTAGGGAGACGATTCTTGTCTGGAAGGCTAACATGGACAATCGCTCTGTCATTCCTTACAACCCTTACCTTCTTGCAATGTTTGACTGCCATATGAATGTGGAAGTATGCACGACTATCAAAGCAGTTAAGTACCTTTACAAATATGTGTACAAAGGCCATGATAGAATTTCATTCAACGTTACGGGTGGAGAAACAACTACATTTGTTGATGAAATTGAGAGGTACCAGGCTGGTAGGTGGGTCTCTCCACCTGAAGCGGCATGGAGAATATTTGGATTCCATCTCTTTGACACTTACCCACCGGTACAGCCATTGCCTGTGCACACACCTAATAGTCAACTGATTAGGTTTGTAAATACAGAATCGTTAGAGGAAATTGTTGCAGATGAGCAGAGGGCAAAGACTATGCTGACTCAATTTTTCCGAGCAAATGCTGAAAACCAAGAGTGA